One Nicotiana tomentosiformis unplaced genomic scaffold, ASM39032v3 Un00174, whole genome shotgun sequence genomic region harbors:
- the LOC104100673 gene encoding uncharacterized protein → MQYPKWAFNLRLVAHGMLLTRDRLSKWGITTYILCPLCDVEYETIAHIFFQCKYSAAIWERLLLWEGIDRKASRWPVEQDWAENHANGKGVEVEERNNRIFQSARRTEDQLVRLIAQEVQGRGNNTVWACEQIFRGFCAVQTFP, encoded by the exons ATGCAATACCCAAAATGGGCTTTCAATCTGAGATTGGTGGCTCATGGAATGTTGCTTACACGGGACAGACTGTCCAAATGGGGTATAACTACTTATATCTTATGTCCTCTATGTGATGTGGAGTATGAGACAATTGCTCATATATTCTTTCAATGCAAATATTCGGCTGCTATTTGGGAAAGATTACTACTCTGGGAGGGAATAGATAGGAAAGCTAGCAGGTGGCCCGTAGAACAAGATTGGGCTGAGAATCATGCAAATGGGAAAGGGGTGGAAGTAGAG GAAAGAAATAACAGAATATTCCAAAGTGCTAGAAGAACTGAAGATCAACTAGTGAGGTTGATTGCCCAGGAGGTCCAAGGCAGGGGTAACAATACG GTATGGGCTTGTGAACAGATCTTTAGGGGTTTTTGTGCTGTACAAACATTTCCCTAG